A single window of Gossypium hirsutum isolate 1008001.06 chromosome A10, Gossypium_hirsutum_v2.1, whole genome shotgun sequence DNA harbors:
- the LOC121207891 gene encoding LOB domain-containing protein 12, which translates to MGGNSPCASCKLLRRRCAKDCIFAPYFPSDDPHKFAIVHKVFGASNVSKTLQELPLQQRADAVSSLVYEANARIRDPVYGCVGAISYLQNQVSQLQMQLAVAQAEIVCIQMQQDPIMVAANPQMVLGQADDDDQAFLLQNQCFNFANNNSSSSAYVNIHESLKRESIFGDIVS; encoded by the exons ATGGGAGGAAACTCGCCTTGCGCTTCTTGCAAGTTGCTTCGTCGCCGTTGTGCCAAAGACTGCATCTTTGCACCTTATTTCCCTTCCGACGATCCCCACAAATTCGCCATCGTTCACAAGGTTTTTGGTGCTAGCAATGTCAGCAAAACGTTACAG GAGCTGCCCTTGCAACAAAGGGCTGATGCGGTGAGTAGCTTGGTGTATGAAGCAAATGCAAGGATTAGGGACCCTGTTTATGGATGTGTAGGGGCTATATCTTATTTGCAGAACCAGGTTTCTCAGCTTCAAATGCAGCTTGCGGTGGCTCAGGCTGAAATAGTGTGCATTCAAATGCAACAAGACCCTATTATGGTGGCGGCTAACCCTCAAATGGTTTTGGGCCAAGCGGATGATGATGACCAAGCTTTTCTTCTCCAAAATCAGTGCTTTAATTTTGCTAATAATAATTCTTCTTCTTCTGCCTATGTAAATATTCATGAGTCTCTCAAAAGGGAGAGCATCTTTGGAGACATAgtttcttaa